The Anoplopoma fimbria isolate UVic2021 breed Golden Eagle Sablefish chromosome 20, Afim_UVic_2022, whole genome shotgun sequence genome includes a window with the following:
- the crot gene encoding peroxisomal carnitine O-octanoyltransferase — MDNNLSESLPERTFQYQSSLPSLPVPSLEMSLSKYLNAVQPFASEEEFKATVDIVRTFQEGVGIELHQKLLQRAKTKKNWLEEWWLDAAYLEVRIPSQLNVNFGGPGPYLEHCWPPEEGTQLQRVSINTWHTLQYWNLIRTERLHPQKSGKTALDMDQFRMLFSTCKVPGVKKDTIRNYFKTEREGPCPSHLVVMCRGRIFTFDAVCDGQILTPPELLRQLSYVKECCEGEPEGDGVAVLTSEERTRWALAREHLISIDPHNHTILETIQSSLFVISLDETKPYSTPENYTNLTAEALKGNPTIRWGDKSYNSLSFADGTLGSTCDHAPYDAMVLVSMCWYLDQQIKVTEGKWRGSDAVRPVPRPEELVFTVDEKVQSDIRHAKQQYLESTQDLQIVCYAFTAFGKAAIKQNKLHPDTFVQLAMQLAYQRMHKRAGSCYETAMTRKFYHGRTETMRPCTTEAVNWCKAMMDPTCEVDAKRKAMLLAFNRHNKLMAEAQEGKGFDRHLLGLYLIAKEEGLPTPELFTDPLYAKSGGGGNFVLSSSLVGYTTVLGAVAPMVHHGYGFFYRIRDDRIVVSISAWNSFRETDAALLFNNFCSSLHEMLHLATTSQL; from the exons TTCAACCATTTGCATCTGAGGAAGAGTTTAAAGCTACAGTGGACATTGTGAGGACATTTCAAGAGGGTGTTGGCATAGAGCTCCACCAGAAACTCCTGCAAAGAGCCAAGACAAAGAAGAACTGG CTGGAAGAATGGTGGTTAGACGCTGCGTATCTGGAGGTCCGCATACCCTCTCAGCTGAATGTGAACTTTGGTGGACCGGGGCCCTACCTGGAGCACTGCTGGCCTCCTGAAGAGGGAACTCAGCTGCAGAGAGTCAGCATTAACACATGGCATACACTACAGTACTGGAACCTGATCCGCAC GGAAAGGCTGCATCCCCAGAAATCTGGCAAAACAGCATTAGATATGGACCAGTTCAGAATGCTGTTCAGCACCTGCAAAGTACCTGGAGTAAAGAAGGACACCATTCGTAACTACTTCAAGACAG AGCGTGAGGGTCCATGCCCCTCCCATTTGGTTGTGATGTGTCGTGGACGAATCTTCACTTTTGATGCAGTCTGTGATGGACAAATCCTTACTCCTCCAGAACTTCTGAG GCAGCTCAGCTATGTGAAAGAGTGCTGTGAGGGGGAGCCAGAGGGAGACGGAGTGGCTGTTCTCACCTCAGAGGAGAGGACTCGTTGGGCGCTG GCCAGGGAGCATCTAATAAGCATTGATCCACACAATCACACCATCCTGGAGACCATCCAGAGCAGCCTGTTCGTCATATCTCTGGATGAAACAAAACCCTACTCCACTCCAGAGAACTACACAAAT TTGACCGCAGAAGCACTTAAAGGCAATCCCACCATCCGCTGGGGTGACAAATCGTACAATTCACTGTCGTTCGCAGATGGCACCCTTGGATCCACTTGTGAC caTGCACCCTATGATGCCATGGTACTGGTTTCTATGTGTTGGTATCTGGACCAGCAAATCAAAGTTACAGAAGGCAAATGGAGG GGCTCAGACGCAGTCAGACCCGTACCCCGTCCTGAGGAGCTGGTGTTTACTGTCGACGAAAAAGTCCAGAGTGACATCCGCCACGCCAAACAACAATACCTTGAGTCG ACACAGGACCTGCAGATTGTGTGCTATGCCTTCACAGCATTTGGCAAAGCAGCCATCAAACAAAATAAGTTGCATCCCGACACCTTTGTTCAACTAGCAATGCAGTTGGCCTACCAGAGAATGCACAAAAG GGCAGGAAGTTGTTATGAGACAGCAATGACTCGCAAGTTCTACCACGGCAGGACGGAGACGATGCGGCCCTGCACCACGGAGGCTGTGAACTGGTGTAAAGCCATGATGGACCCCACATGTgag GTTGATGCCAAGAGGAAAGCCATGCTGCTGGCCTTCAATAGACACAACAAACTGATGGCTGAGGCCCAGGAAGGAAAAG GTTTTGACAGGCATCTTCTTGGGCTGTATCTGATTGCCAAAGAGGAGGGACTTCCTACTCCAGAACTCTTCACGGATCCCCTCTATGCAAAGAG tggtggtggtggtaacTTCGTGCTGTCGTCCAGTCTGGTGGGCTACACTACAGTTCTGGGGGCTGTGGCTCCCATGGTGCACCATGGATATGGCTTCTTTTATCGTATCAGAGATGACAG gaTCGTGGTCTCGATCTCAGCGTGGAATTCTTTCCGTGAGACAGATGCTGCGTTACTTTTCAACAACTTCTGTAGTTCCTTGCATGAGATGCTCCATCTGGCCACCACGTCTCAGCTATAA